In the genome of bacterium, the window CGATCTGTCCTCTCTTGACTCTTTCTCCAGGCTTCACCAGTACGGTTGAGTTGTGGGCATAACGGGTAGAGAATCCCTGCCCATGGTCGATCATTACGCTGCGGCCATAGGTTCCCTGCCAGCCAGCCACTATCACTCTCCCATCAGCAGTTGCTCTGACAGGGGTCCCTTTTAGGTTGGCAATATCAATTGCATAATGGAACTCTCTCCTCTGAGTTAAGGGATGGCGTCGCCAGCCATAGCTCGAAGTAACCCGACCAAAAGTAGGCCATATAGACGGGGTGGCAAGTAATAGACTTCTCTGGTAGGCGAGATAGTCGTTTATCTCGTGGAAACTCTGTTTTCTTTCCCATGTTTCCCTCTCCAGTGCGTTAAGATTCATCTGGAACAATTCCTTGCTAAGGCCATTTCCACTCTGCATTACTAATGTGAGACTATACGCATCCTCAGCGGAAGGTCCACCTATTCCACCAAGTTCGACTATATCTTCGGGATTTTTCATATGTAAGAGTCCTCTGAGTCGCGTGTCCATCTCCTTCAATTGACAGATGAGGTCCCTCTCTTCTGCCAGGGACTTGGCGAAGTATTCTGCTTTCTCGCGAAGTTCCTTGTTAGCTCTGACAGTTTCCCTGTAGTTTATTTCTT includes:
- a CDS encoding M23 family metallopeptidase — translated: MKRRIRKWLGRRLTILLIPHDKSRPIRTSLSLNFIYSVLILWIFSSACSVFIISQEINYRETVRANKELREKAEYFAKSLAEERDLICQLKEMDTRLRGLLHMKNPEDIVELGGIGGPSAEDAYSLTLVMQSGNGLSKELFQMNLNALERETWERKQSFHEINDYLAYQRSLLLATPSIWPTFGRVTSSYGWRRHPLTQRREFHYAIDIANLKGTPVRATADGRVIVAGWQGTYGRSVMIDHGQGFSTRYAHNSTVLVKPGERVKRGQIVALSGDTGSVTASHVHYEVWYQGKPVNPLLYVKSKPFFTKR